The following are encoded together in the Cervus elaphus chromosome 23, mCerEla1.1, whole genome shotgun sequence genome:
- the LOC122681584 gene encoding acyl-CoA-binding domain-containing protein 7-like, which translates to MSLQADFDKAPKDVKTLKTRPDDEELKEIYGLYKQSVTGDIDIECPALLDLKGKAKWEAWNLQKGLSKEDAMSAYISKARELIEKYGI; encoded by the exons ATGTCCCTGCAG GCTGATTTTGACAAGGCGCCCAAAGACGTGAAGACGCTGAAAACCAGGCCAGATGATGAGGAACTAAAAGAGATCTATGGACTGTACAAACAGTCTGTAACTGGAGACATAGATATTG AGTGTCCAGCACTGTTAGATCTAAAAGGAAAGGCTAAGTGGGAAGCCTGGAACCTTCAAAAAG GATTATCAAAGGAAGATGCCATGAGTGCCTATATTTCTAAAGCAAGAGAGCTAATAGAAAAATACGGAATCTAG